Part of the Scrofimicrobium sp. R131 genome is shown below.
TGATTAAGACGCTGGCCAAGGACGTGCCCGTAGATCAGGTTGACGACATTATCCTTGGTTACACGGCCGCCAACGACGTGACCGCTCGGGACAAGCAGAAGCAGGACGGGCAGTGGACCCGGGCCAAAGGGTTTGACACCTCGTGTCCGCTGGGTCCCTGGATCACGGTCGACCCGGACCTGGATGTGGACAACCTGCTGATTACCTCCAGCGTGGACGGTCAGCTCCGGCAGTCGGCCTCCACCGCGGACATGATTGTGCCGGTGCGCGAGCTGGTTTCCTTCATCAGCGGGGTCTTCACCCTGCTGCCCGGAGACGTGATCCTGACCGGCACCCCGGCCGGCGTGGGGCCGCTCGAACCGGGGGACCGGGTCGACGTGACCATCTCGGGAATCGGCACCCTGTCGAACCCGGTGGTGCGCCGCTGAGGCAGTGCCTCGACCTTTTGCCGAGGTGGCCGGGGCTTTGCGGGGGCGGCTGAGGTTTGCTGAGGCGGCTAGCCTTTCAGGGGCCAGGCCTTCAGTGCCTGAGCCAACAGGTCCATGGTCCGTTCCCATTCGGGGCGGACCATGGCGGCATTGAGGCGGACCCACTGGCAGTAGGGAGCGCCCAGCGTCTCGCCGGCATTGGCCGCGATCGAGTAGTCGCGCAGCAGCAGCGACTGCGGGCACTGGTCCAGGTCGTAGGCATCCATCCCCAACCAGGTCAGGTAGGTGGCTTCAGGGCGGGTGTAGTCCACCGCGGTGGCGGCCACAACCTCGTCGAGCAGGTCCAGGTTTCGCCCGATGTAGGCCAGGACTTCCTCCAGCCAGTCACTGCCCGACTCGTAGGCGGTCACCGCACCCAGCAGCCCAAGGGGAACCGCGGAGCGGGAAATGGCACTGGCCTTCTGATCCCACTGCTCGCGCAGTTCCCGGTCGGGCAAAATCACCTGTGCGGCCGACAGGCCCGCAATATTCCAAGCTTTCGAGGCGGCCACCGCC
Proteins encoded:
- a CDS encoding fumarylacetoacetate hydrolase family protein, which encodes MRIVRFSDGDNPRYGMMQEDSTRIFVLRGDPLFGKIEATGEVLDLDEVRLVSPVIPRSKVVAVGKNYLDHVREMGGTEAAAEPILFMKPNTSVIGPDDPIVLPRWSERVEHEAELAVVIKTLAKDVPVDQVDDIILGYTAANDVTARDKQKQDGQWTRAKGFDTSCPLGPWITVDPDLDVDNLLITSSVDGQLRQSASTADMIVPVRELVSFISGVFTLLPGDVILTGTPAGVGPLEPGDRVDVTISGIGTLSNPVVRR